One region of Scophthalmus maximus strain ysfricsl-2021 chromosome 15, ASM2237912v1, whole genome shotgun sequence genomic DNA includes:
- the cdca4 gene encoding cell division cycle-associated protein 4 → MFPKGTKRKFSDSAEEPVASDDQDQAAEAAASSAAVVAAAAARTLSSSYSLQRQSLLDMSLIKLQLCHMLVEPNLCRSVLIANTVRQIQEEMTQDGTWQIMTQALAAAQCPADRLVATEVLCRQTDAAAQAGQSPKPFSVVGLEEGYHAEEVVMEGDAETEVTMSTLSPVSPQLSSTSYLAGPFGMGPCWEEEEEEEEDDGECEEDEEEDSEECVSEGEEADRGHLSPDSRTGEQVFGTFEIKHPPPPPDPALEELFSDVDPSYYDLDTVLTGMQTSPKMGPYDLLESLSSHAPTALSSSSSCRSDLNELDHIMEIIVGS, encoded by the coding sequence ATGTTCCCGAAGGGCACCAAGCGCAAGTTCTCCGACTCCGCGGAGGAGCCGGTCGCCAGCGACGACCAGGACCAGGCGGCCGAGGCGGCGGCATCATCTGCGGCGGTGGTGGCGGCCGCTGCCGCTCGGACGCTGTCGTCCTCGTACAGCCTGCAGCGGCAGTCGCTGCTCGACATGTCGCTGATCaagctgcagctctgccacATGCTGGTGGAGCCCAACCTGTGCCGCTCGGTGCTCATCGCTAACACGGTGCGGCAGATCCAGGAGGAGATGACCCAGGACGGCACCTGGCAGATAATGACCCAGGCGCTGGCGGCGGCCCAGTGTCCCGCCGACCGCCTGGTGGCCACAGAGGTGCTGTGCCGGCAGACGGACGCGGCGGCTCAGGCCGGGCAGAGCCCCAAGCCCTTCTCGGTGGTCGGCCTGGAGGAGGGCTACCAcgcagaggaggtggtgatggagggcGACGCGGAGACGGAGGTCACCATGTCCACCTTGTCGCCGGTGTCCCCCCAGCTGTCGTCCACCTCTTACCTGGCGGGACCCTTTGGCATGGGGCCctgctgggaggaggaagaggaagaggaggaagacgacggcgagtgcgaggaggacgaggaggaggacagcgagGAGTGCGTTTCGGAGGGCGAGGAGGCGGACCGGGGCCACCTGAGCCCAGACTCCAGAACAGGGGAGCAGGTTTTTGGGACTTTTGAGATCAAGcacccgccgccgccccccGACCCGGCGCTCGAGGAACTCTTCTCAGATGTGGACCCGTCCTACTACGACCTCGACACGGTGCTGACGGGCATGCAGACCTCCCCCAAGATGGGGCCCTACGACCTGCTTGAGAGCCTCTCCTCCCACGCGCCCACGGCCCTGAGCTCCAGCTCGAGCTGCAGGTCGGACCTGAACGAACTGGACCACATCATGGAGATCATCGTGGGGTCCTGA
- the LOC118285787 gene encoding dr1-associated corepressor isoform X4 has translation MFLKTLLTKTCLVTQSKPSTVMSVAHMKQCIESEKLFHFLKEAAERATSTAAQRDNRGLKPNRVNTPSKRRPTWSKWRREGASPRTSPAPVSRSSTSAYDRERNFNHFIIVHKLCLYLFIYWFWSLSEKK, from the exons ATGTTCCTGAAGACCCTGTTGACCAAAACCTGTCTGGTCACTCAGTCCAAGCCGAGcactgtcatgtctgtggcTCACAT GAAGCAGTGCATCGAGTCGGAAAAGCTCTTCCACTTCCTGAAAGAGGCGGCGGAGCGAGCGACGTCTACTGCGGCCCAGAGGGACAACAGAGGCCTGA aaccaaacagagTGAACACTCCGTCAAAAAGACGACCGACGTGGTCGAAGTGGCGCCGAGAAGGAGCGTCGCCTCGGACGAGTCCAGCTCCAGT gaGTCGGAGCTCTACATCTGCTTATGACCGTGAGAGGAACTTCAATCATTTCATTATCGTTCATAaactttgtctttatttatttatttactggtTCTGGTCATTGTCAGAGAAAAAGTGA
- the ahsa1b gene encoding activator of 90 kDa heat shock protein ATPase homolog 1b — protein MAKWGEGDPRWIVEERADATNVNNWHWTERDATNWSSDKLKALLLGLSVENDEGSCEVTEVSKVEGEASINNRKGKLIFFYEWTLKATWTGKSKLGVEYKGTIEVPNLSDENDMEDLDISVSLNKDEPETPLTHLMRTKGAEQIRETLGSYVGYLKTEFTQGMILPTANGMAKLQSTSQSKAKVDKTQISSSGSTAAPVNTGVKIPTCKFSMREKFLTSPADLYRVFLHQEMVQAFTHAPASVEGEKGGKFRLLEGNVFGEFTELIPDEKIIMKWRYNNWPSEHYATITMTFLDRSSETELKVECRGVPDHEEDRTKEGWKRYYFEAIKQTFGYGARLF, from the exons ATGGCTAAGTGGGGCGAAGGGGACCCTCGCTGGATCGTGGAGGAGCGAGCCGATGCGACGAATGTCAACAACTGGCACTG GACCGAACGAGACGCGACAAACTGGTCGTCGGACAAATTGAAAGCGCTGCTGCTCGGGCTGAGCGTGGAGAACGACGAGGGGAGCTGCGAGGTGACGGAGGTCAgcaaggtggagggagaggcgTCGATCAACAACCGCAAAGGGAAACTCATCTTCTTTTACGAATGGACCCTGAAGGCTACTTGGACCG GAAAGTCAAAATTGGGAGTCGAGTACAAAGGAACCATTGAAGTTCCAAATCTCTCTGATGAAAACGACATGGAGGATCTTGAT ATTTCTGTGTCGCTGAACAAAGACGAACCCGAAACGCCTCTGACCCACCTGATGAGGACGAAAGGAGCCGAGCAGATCCGCGAAACCCTGGGAAGCTACGTGGGCTATTTAAAAACAG AGTTCACTCAGGGAATGATCCTGCCAACGGCCAACGGCATGGCCAAGCTGCAGTCCACGTCACAGTCCAAAGCCAAGGTGGATAAAACTCAG ATTTCCTCCTCAGGCAGCACGGCTGCTCCGGTCAACACCGGCGTCAAGATCCCCACCTGCAAATTCAGCATGAGGGAAAAGTTCCTCACCTCACCAGCTGATCTCTACAGGGTCTTCCTCCACCAGGAG ATGGTGCAGGCGTTCACTCACGCTCCGGCCTCggtggaaggagagaagggCGGAAAGTTCCGTCTGCTAGAAGGAAACGTTTTCGGTGAATTCACAGAGCTG ATACCCGATGAGAAAATAATTATGAAGTGGAGGTATAACAACTGGCCCTCTG AGCACTACGCCACCATCACCATGACCTTCCTGGACCGGAGCAGCGAGACGGAGCTGAAGGTGGAGTGTCGGGGCGTCCCGGACCACGAGGAGGACCGGACGAAAGAGGGCTGGAAGAGATACTACTTCGAGGCTATCAAACAGACTTTTGGCTACGGAGCGCGGCTCTTCTGA